One Ranitomeya variabilis isolate aRanVar5 chromosome 4, aRanVar5.hap1, whole genome shotgun sequence genomic window, tttcccacattctggacaggaaaaTGGCTTCTTTCCTGTGCTAATTTCCTGATCTATAACAAGTTTGGATTTCTTGCTAGATTTCCCATATTCTGAACTTGAAAATGCGTTATCATCTGTTTGAATTCCCTGAGGTGTAACAAGATTTGTTTTCTgatcaaaacattttccacatactgTACATGAAAATGGTATCTCCTCAGTGTGAATCCTCTCATGTATATTAAGTTTGGATTTCTTATAACATTTCTCGCAGTCTAAACAAGAAAATGACTTCTCTTCTGTGTTAATTTCCTGATCTGTAACACGTATGGCTTTTCCGCTAGGTTTCCCACAATCTGAACTTGCAAATGCCTTTTCATCtgagtgaattctctgatgtttatcaaGTTTGGATTTCTTATTATAACATTTCCCGCAgcctgaacaagaaaatggcttctcttcCATGGTAATTTCCTGATCTGTAACAAGTTTGGATTTCTCACtaggtttcccacattctgaacttgCAAATGCTTTTTCATCTgagtgaattctttgatgtttatCAAGTTTGGATTTCTTACTATAACATTTCCCGCAgcctgaacaagaaaatggcttctcttcCATGGTAATTTCCTGATCTGTAACAAGTTTGGATTTCTCACtaggtttcccacattctgaacttgCAAATGCCTTTTCATCtgagtgaattctctgatgtttatcaaGTTTGGATTTCTTATTATGACATTTCCCGCagtctgaacaagaaaatggcttctctcccatGGTAATTTCAAGATCTGTAACAAGTTTGGATTTCTTGCTAGGTTTCCCATATTCAGAACCTGAAAATGCTTTATTATCtgggtgaattctctgatgtttatcaaGTTTGGATTTTGTACTATAACATTTCCCGCAATCTAAACAAGAAAATGACTTCTCTCCTATGTTAAGATCCTGATCTGTAACAAGTTTGACTTTATTGCTaggtttcccacattctaaacttgaaaatgctttattatctatatgaattctctgatgtgtatcaAGTTTGGATTTCTTATTGTAACATTTCCCGcagtctgaacatgaaaatggcttctcttccATTGTAATTTCCTGATCTGTAACAAGTTGGGATTTATCCCtaggtttcccacattctgaatttAAAAATGCTTTATCGTTTGTGTGAATTCTTTCATGCTTATCAAGTTTGGATTTCTcattataacatttcccacacactgaacatgaaaatggcttctcttccATGGTAATTTCCTGATCTGTAACAAGTTGGGATTTATCCCtaggtttcccacattctgaatttAAAAATGCTTTATCgtttgtgtgaattctctgatgtttatcaaGTTTGGATTTTTTATTATAACATTTTCCGCagtctgaacatgaaaatagcttctcTGCCATGTTACTTTGCTGATCTGTGACAAGTTTGGCTTTTTCGCTAGGTTTCCTACATTCTGAACTTGAAAATGCTTTATCATctgtgtgaattctcagatgtgTATCAAGTTTAAATTTGTtattataacatttcccacaatctgaacatgaaaatggtttattTCCCGTGATAATTTCCTGATCTGTAACATGTTTGAATTTCTCACCAGGTTTCCCAAATTCTGAACTTGAAAATGCTTTatcacctgtgtgaattctttgatgtctaaGAAGACTAACTTTCCAACTAAAACATTTCCCgcattgtgaacatgaaaatggtttctcccctgtgtgaactctctgatgAAAAACAAGATAGTGTTTCcaactaaaacatttcccacattctgtacatgaaaatggcttctcttttgtgtgacttctctgatgtataacaagattacatttcaaaataaaacatttcccgcattctgtacaagaaaatggcttttcccctgtgtgaactctctgatgTGCTGTAAGATTtgttttctgattaaaacatttcccgcattctgtacaagaaaatggcttttcccctgtgtgaactctctgatgTGCTGTAAGATTtgttttctgattaaaacattttccacattcagtacatgaaaatggcttcttccttgTGTGAATTATCTGATGTATAACAAGTTTGGATTTCTTATTATAGAGTTTCCCacagtctgaacatgaaaatgtCACATCTCCCGTGTTAGTTTCCTGATCTGTAGCAGGTTtggatttctcacattctgaacttgAAAATGCCTTATCATCTGTGTGAATCCTCTGATGTTTATCAAGTTTGGATTTTTTATTATAACATTTCCCGCAATCTAAACAAGAAAATGACTTCTTTCCGCTGTTAGATTCCTGATCTGTAAcgagtttggcttttttgctaggtttctcAAGTTCTGAACTTGAAAATGATTTATCATCTGTGTGAATTCTCCGATGTGTATCAAGTTTGGATTTCTTAtcataacatttcccacagtctgaacaagaaaatggcttgtTTCCCATGCTAATTTCCTGATCTGTAAAAGGTTTGGATTTCTTATcaggtttcccacattctgaacttaAAAATGGTTTATCCACTGTGTTCTTGTTATAACATGCTCCAcagtctgaacaggaaaatggcttctttTGCATGTTAATTCCCTGATCTATAACAAGTGTTGATTTCTCGCTTTGTTTGCAACATTCTGAACTCGAAAATTTTATATCTCCTATGTGAATTCTCTGATTTGTAACAATATTtgctttccgattaaaacattttccaTATTTTGAACATGAACATGTTTTCTCCCCTATATGAGTAATTTCATGTTCAGCAACCCTTATGTGACTTTTGTTTTGCATATTGGTCTCTGCTGAAGCAGAAGAAAAGAACTGTTGAGTATGCGACAGATTTTTCCTGAGAAGTGCTTGAGGTATATCTGGGATAAtggcccttttttcacatgtatttGTGACACCATGTTCATCTGTAAATATCAGATATCCCTCTGAGTTCCTtgcacagtcatctgccaagaataaaatctGATTAGCTTTAAATAAAAATGCATGGATATTATGTTAATTTATATTATATGCTTCATAACATTTCCAAACAAATTGCAATACAATTCAATTATCAACTGACACAAACAGTAGTTCACAAAGATGGGTAAAATAGAGTATGatgatacagtcatggccaaaagtattcatacacctgcaattctgtcagataatactcagtttcttcctgaaaatgattgcaaacacaaattctttggtattattatctttatttaatttgtcttaaatgaaaaaacacaaaagagaatgaagcaaaaagcaaaacattgatcatttcacacaaaactccaaaaatgggccagacaaaagtactggcaccctcagcctaatacttggttgcacaacctttaaccaaaataactgcgaccaaccgcttccagtaaccatcaatgagtttcctacaatgctctgctggaattttagaccattcttctttggcaaactgctccaggtccctgatatttgaagggcgccttctccaAACTTCCATTTTTAGATctatccacaggtgttctatgggattcatgtTTGGACTcaatgctggccaccttagaagtctccagtgctttctctcaaaccattttctagtgctttttgaagtgtgttttgggtcattgtcctgctggaagacccatgacctctgagggagacccagctttctcacactgggccctacattaagctgcaaaatttgttggtagtcttcagacttcataatgccatgaacacggtcaagcagtccagtgccagaagcagcaaagcaaccccaaaacatcaggaaacctccgccatgtttgactgtagggaccgtgtttttttctttgaatgcctcttttttttctcctgtaaactctatgttgatgcctttgcccaaaaagctctacttttgtctcatctgaccagagaacattcttccaaaacgttttaggctttttcaggtaagttttggcaaactccagcctggcttttttatgtctcggggtaagaagtggggtcttcctgggtctcctaccatacagtccttttcattcagacgccgacggatagtacggtttgacactgttgtaccctcggactgcagggcagcttgaacttgtttggatgttagtcgaggttctttatccaacatctgcacaatcttgcattgaaatctcttgtcaatttttcttttccgtccacatctagggaggttagccacagtgccatgggctttaaacttcttgatgacactgcgcacggtagacacaggaacattcaggtctttggagaaggacttgtagccttgagattgctcatgcttcctcacaatttggtttatcaagtcctcagacagttctttggtcttctttcttttttgcatgcacaatgtggtacacacaaggacacaggacagaggttgagtcaactttaattcatgtcaactggctgcaagtgtgatttagttattgccaacacctgttaggtgccacaggtaagttacaggtgctgttaattacacaaattagagaagcatcacaatttttcaaacagtgccaataattttgtccacccccttatttatgtttggtgtggaattatatccaatttggctttaggacaattctttttgtgttttttcatttaagacaaattaaatgaagataataccaaagaatttgtgtttgcaatcattttcaggaagaaactgagtattacctgacagaattgcaggggtgtctgtaatggttctcaatggcaagagaacgtagtaaagaatacaaaaaggactagctcttggaagatgggaactcgagctgactgtgagctaaacctaccacacaaataacaatggccgggtagcgtgcctacgttttatccctagacacccagcgccagccggagaactgactgaccctagcagaggaaaatacagacctggcttacctctagagaaattttccccaaaaggcagacagtagcccccacatatattgtcggtgatttcagaggaaattgacatacgaagtatgaagataggtttagcaaaatgaggtccgcttactagatagtaggaagacagaaaagggaacttcacagtcagctgaaaaccctttcaaaacaccatcctgaaattactttaagactctaatatcaactcatgacaccagagtggcaatttcagttcacaagagcttccagcctcagaaataaacaatcacagagaactggaacaaaaatgcaaaacaaacttaggactacaagtccaacttagctgatagtagtctaggagcaggaacatgcaacagaaaggcttctggtaacattgttggccggcatagaaatgactgaggagcaaggctaaatagacaactcccacatcctgatggaaacaggtgaacagaggcgatgaagcacacaagttcagtaccaccagtgaccaccgggggagcccagaaaccaaattcacaacagtacccccccctcaaggagggggcaccgaaccctcaccagaaccaccagggcgatcaggatgagccctatgaaaggcacggaccaaatcggaggcatgaacatcagaggctgtcacccaagaattatcctcctgaccgtagcccttccacttgaccagatactgaagtctccgtctggaaacacgggagtccaagatcttctcgacaacgtactccaactcaccctcaaccaacaccggagcaggaggctcaacggaaggcacaaccggtacctcatacctgcgcaacaatgaccgatggaagacattatgaatagaaaaagatgcagggaggtccaaacgaaaggacacagggttaagaatctccaatatcttgtacgggccgatgaaccgaggcttaaacttaggagaagaaaccttcatagggacaaaacgagaagacaaccacaccaagtccccaacacaaagacgaggaccaacacgacgacggcggttggcaaaatgctgagtcttctcctgggacaacttcaaattgtccaccacatgcccccaaatctgatgcaacctctccaccacagcatccactccaggacaatccgaagactccacctgactggaagagaaacgaggatgaaaccccgaattacagaagaaaggagaaaccaaggtggcagaactagcccgattattgagggcaaactccgccaagggcaaaaaggcaacccaatcatcctgatccgcagacacaaaacacctcaaataagtctccaaggtctgattagttcgctcggtctggccattagtctgaggatggaaagcagacgaaaaagacaaatcaatgcccatcctagcacagaacgctcgccaaaatctagacacgaattgggttcccctgtcagacacgatattctccggaataccatgcaagcgaaccacattctgaaaaaacagaggaaccagctcgcatgaggaaggcaatttaggcaaggggaccaaatggaccatcttagagaaacggtcacacaccacccagatgacagacatcttctgagaaacagggagatcagaaataaaatccatggagatgtgagtccaaggcctcttcggaataggcaaagacaacaacaatccactagcccgagaacaacaaggcttggcccgagcacaaacatcacaagactgcacaaaacctcgcacatctcgcgacagggaaggccaccagaaggacctagccaccaaatccctggtaccaaagattccaggatgaccagctaatgcagaagaatggacctccgagatgactctactggtccaatcatcaggaacaaacattctaccaggcgggcaacgatcaggtctatccgcctgaaactcctgcaagacccgtcgcaagtctggggaaacagcagataatatcactccatccttaaggatacctgtaggttcagaattaccaggggaatcaggctcaaaactcctagaaagggcatccgccttcacatttttagaacccggtaggtaagaaaccacaaaattaaaccgagagaaaaataacgaccagcgcgcctgtctaggattcaggcgcctggcagactcaagataaatcaaattcttgtggtcagtcaataccaccacctgatgtctagccccctcaagccaatgacgccactcctcaaaagcccacttcatagccaagagctcccgattaccaatatcataatttcgctcagcgggcgaaaatttacgagaaaagaacgcgcaaggtctcatcacggagcagtcggaacttttctgcgacaaaaccgccccagctccgatttctgaagcgtcgacctcaacctgaaaaggaagagtaacatcaggctgacgcaatacaggggtggaagaaaagcggcgcttaagctcccgaaaggcctccacagcagcaggggaccaatcagcaacatcagcacccttcttagtcaaatcagtcaacggtttagcaacatcagaaaaaccagttataaatcgacgataaaaattagcaaagcccaaaaacttctgaaggctcttaagagaagagggttgcgtccaatcacaaatagcctgaaccttgacagggtccatctcaatagaagagggggaaaaaatgtaccccaaaaacgaaatcttttgaaccccaaaaacgcacttagaaccctttacacacaaggaattagagcgcaaaacctgaaaaaccctcctgacctgttggacatgagagtcccagtcgtccgaaaaaatcaaaatatcatccagatacacaatcataaatttatccaaatattcacggaaaatgtcatgcataaaagactgaaagactgaaggggcatttgaaagaccaaaaggcattaccaaatactcgaaatggccctcaggcgtattaaatgcggttttccactcatccccctgcttaattcgcactaaattatacgccccacgaagatcaatcttagagaaccacttggcccccttaattcgagcaaacaaatcagtaagcagtggcaaaggatactgatatttaaccgtgattttattcaaaagccgataatcaatacacggcctcaaagagccatcttttttagatacaaagaaaaaaccggctcctaagggagatgacaaaggacgaatatgtcccttttccaaggactccttaatatattcccgcatagcagcgtgttcaggcacagatagattaaataaacgaccctttggaaacttactgcccggaatcagatctattgtacaatcgcaatctctgtgcagagtagtgaaccaagtttaggctcctcaaaaaacgtcacgataatcagataaaaattccggaatctcagagggaatagatgacaaaatggaaaccaaaggtacgtccccatgagtcccctgacatccccagcttaacacagacattgctttccagtcgaggactgggttatgagattgcagccatggcaatccaagcaccaacacatcatgtagattatacaacacaaggaagcgaataatctcctggtgatccggattaatacgcatagttacttgtgtccagtattgtggtttattactagccaatggcgtggagtcaatacccttcagaggtataggaacttccagaggctctaaattaaacccacagcgtttggcaaaggaccaatccataagactcaaagcggcgccagagtcgacataggcgtccgcggtaatagacgataaagagcaaatcagggtcacagatagaataaacttggactgtaaagtaccaattgaaacagacttatcaaccttcttagtacatttagagcatgctgatataacatgagttgaatcgccacaatagaagcataacccattttttcgcctaaaattctgtcgttcgcttctggacagaattctatcacattgcataatctctggcgccttctcagtagacaccgccaaatggtgcacaggtttgcgctcccgcaaacgccgatcaatctgaatagccattgtcatggactcattcagacctgcaggcacagggaaccccaccataacatctttaatggcatcagagagaccctctctgaaattcgccaccagggcgcactcattccactgagtaagcacagaccacttacgaaatttttggcagtatatttcagcctcatcttgcccttgagacagggccatcaaggctttttcagcctgaatctctaaatgaggttcctcataaagcaaccccaaagccaggaaaaacgcatccacattgagcaacgcaggatcccctggtgccaaagcaaatgcccaatcctgagggtcgccccggagcaaggatattacaatcctgacctgctgtgcaggatctccagcggagcgagatctcagagacaaaaataa contains:
- the LOC143767213 gene encoding uncharacterized protein LOC143767213, with amino-acid sequence MQNKSHIRVAEHEITHIGEKTCSCSKYGKCFNRKANIVTNQRIHIGDIKFSSSECCKQSEKSTLVIDQGINMQKKPFSCSDCGACYNKNTVDKPFLSSECGKPDKKSKPFTDQEISMGNKPFSCSDCGKCYDKKSKLDTHRRIHTDDKSFSSSELEKPSKKAKLVTDQESNSGKKSFSCLDCGKCYNKKSKLDKHQRIHTDDKAFSSSECEKSKPATDQETNTGDVTFSCSDCGKLYNKKSKLVIHQIIHTRKKPFSCTECGKCFNQKTNLTAHQRVHTGEKPFSCTECGKCFNQKTNLTAHQRVHTGEKPFSCTECGKCFILKCNLVIHQRSHTKEKPFSCTECGKCFSWKHYLVFHQRVHTGEKPFSCSQCGKCFSWKVSLLRHQRIHTGDKAFSSSEFGKPGEKFKHVTDQEIITGNKPFSCSDCGKCYNNKFKLDTHLRIHTDDKAFSSSECRKPSEKAKLVTDQQSNMAEKLFSCSDCGKCYNKKSKLDKHQRIHTNDKAFLNSECGKPRDKSQLVTDQEITMEEKPFSCSVCGKCYNEKSKLDKHERIHTNDKAFLNSECGKPRDKSQLVTDQEITMEEKPFSCSDCGKCYNKKSKLDTHQRIHIDNKAFSSLECGKPSNKVKLVTDQDLNIGEKSFSCLDCGKCYSTKSKLDKHQRIHPDNKAFSGSEYGKPSKKSKLVTDLEITMGEKPFSCSDCGKCHNKKSKLDKHQRIHSDEKAFASSECGKPSEKSKLVTDQEITMEEKPFSCSGCGKCYSKKSKLDKHQRIHSDEKAFASSECGKPSEKSKLVTDQEITMEEKPFSCSGCGKCYNKKSKLDKHQRIHSDEKAFASSDCGKPSGKAIRVTDQEINTEEKSFSCLDCEKCYKKSKLNIHERIHTEEIPFSCTVCGKCFDQKTNLVTPQGIQTDDNAFSSSEYGKSSKKSKLVIDQEISTGKKPFSCPECGKCYNEKSNLDTHQRIHTDDKAFSSSECGKPGKSKLVTDQEINTGDKSFSCIDCGKSYNKKSKLDKHQRIHTG